One region of Ananas comosus cultivar F153 linkage group 9, ASM154086v1, whole genome shotgun sequence genomic DNA includes:
- the LOC109715568 gene encoding probable histone H2A.2: protein MAGRGKAIGAASSKKAMSRSSKAGLQFPVGRIARFLKAGKYAERVGAGAPVYLAAVLEYLAAEVLELAGNAARDNKKTRIVPRHIQLAVRNDEELSRLLGQATIASGGVMPNIHNLLLPKKAGGSSKSAAADDDS, encoded by the exons ATGGCGGGCAGGGGGAAGGCGATTGGCGCGGCGTCGTCGAAGAAGGCGATGTCGAGGAGCAGCAAGGCGGGGCTGCAGTTCCCCGTGGGGAGGATCGCGCGATTCCTCAAGGCCGGTAAATACGCGGAGCGCGTCGGCGCCGGAGCTCCGGTGTATCTCGCCGCCGTTCTCGAGTACCTCGCTGCTGAG GTGCTGGAGCTTGCGGGGAACGCGGCGAGGGACAACAAGAAGACTCGGATAGTGCCACGGCACATTCAGCTTGCGGTGCGGAACGACGAGGAGCTGTCGCGGCTCCTTGGGCAGGCCACGATCGCCAGCGGCGGCGTCATGCCCAACATCCACAACCTCCTCCTCCCCAAGAAGGCCGGCGGCTCCTCCAAATCTGCCGCCGCAGATGACGACAGCTAG
- the LOC109715564 gene encoding formin-like protein 3, with protein sequence MVMIGWSKIGVFVACAISFHLLVSIDSARTEGSETLLVGLRDSYSRRGASVDLDEETVKQILFNCVLDMDIIPESKDKFYYSFFNDFSRDSYWTYLRERSDRKESTDEANRTVPPIIEHAFFDCLMNNNFPVPISKEYLYLTRNWWTNFAGHFRGSRRQLAEQSPTMAPSSGPSLSPVPVSAQSPYRGPAPSASQELGSSTAPPSFSPAAPPRGFFPPKSVKRSPKSATNSPPKKQSSGESSIIVTVVLTLAGTSFVAALLFVCCYKCHRKGGSKAYKQRDDKPLLRLSDFSGNSQKPNQGYPIDVSKLGAALKSEESQNGHTTSLKLNSVGSLEPSTAAPPPPPPPPPLPLRKAAPPAPAPPPPPPIRKPNPSPPPPPKADFPPPRPPLPNQSSSKLRKKPVKAASDQELGKEADPNAPKAKLKPLFWDKVLANPEQSMVWDHIKSGSFQFNEEMIESLFGYNANDKSRGDGKKESAFKEPSPQYVKILDPKKSQNLAISLKALNVKVEEVCDAVMEGNELPAELLQTLLKMAPTTDEELRLRLYNGDLSHLGPAEQFLKVLVGIPFAFQRLDALLFMASLPEEASALKESFSTLEVASKELKSSRLFLKLLEAVLKTGNRMNDGTFRGGAQAFKLDTLLKLADVRGIDGKTTLLHFVVQEITRSEGIRAARIEREQRNSISSVNSDELFNDPPQESEDHYRKVGLRVVSNLGDELENVRKAACLDFDVLTSTVANLGDKLVKIKDFLNTSLKSLEEESGFHHSLKYFVEQAESDITFLLEEEKRVRALVKSTVDYFHGNAGKDEGLQLFVIVRDFLAILDKACREVQELNNKAQKKPRSQAASASSSPVPDPRQHLFPAITDRRVDSSSSDDES encoded by the exons ATGGTGATGATAGGTTGGAgcaaaattggggtttttgtgGCGTGCGCGATCTCGTTTCATCTCCTCGTGTCGATCGATTCGGCGAGGACGGAGGGTTCGGAAACCCTTTTGGTGGGTTTGAGGGATTCGTATTCTAGGCGTGGAGCTTCGGTGGATTTAGATGAAGAAACG GTGAAACAAATATTGTTCAATTGTGTTCTGGATATGGATATCATACCAGAGAGTAAAGATAAATTTTACTACTCTTTTTTCAATGACTTTTCCCGTGATTCTTATTGGACCTATCTTCGAGAACGATCAGATAGGAAGGAAAGCACAGATGAAGCCAACCGTACTGTGCCCCCAATAATCGAGCATGCTTTCTTTGATTGCTTGATGAATAACAATTTCCCGGTTCCTATTTCTAAAGAGTATCTCTATCTTACAAGAAATTGGTGGACCAATTTTGCTGGCCACTTTCGTGGTTCAAGAAGACAATTGGCCGAGCAATCTCCAACAATGGCACCCTCCTCGGGCCCCTCTCTATCTCCTGTCCCTGTTTCAGCTCAATCCCCCTATCGTGGTCCAGCACCTTCTGCCAGTCAGGAACTAGGAAGCTCAACAGCTCCTCCTAGCTTCTCCCCAGCTGCTCCGCCTAGAGGATTCTTTCCTCCAAAATCAGTTAAAAGAAGCCCAAAGTCAGCTACAAATTCACCACCAAAGAAGCAAAGCAGTGGGGAGAGCTCAATTATTGTCACTGTTGTTCTAACTTTGGCAGGGACGTCGTTTGTCGCCGCACTTCTCTTTGTTTGCTGTTATAAATGTCATAGAAAAGGAGGTTCTAAGGCATACAAGCAAAGGGATGATAAGCCACTTTTACGTTTGAGCGACTTCTCTG GTAACTCTCAAAAGCCCAACCAGGGATATCCAATTGATGTAAGTAAGCTGGGTGCAGCTCTCAAATCAGAAGAAAGCCAAAATGGTCACACCACTTCTCTGAAGTTGAATTCAGTTGGATCTCTTGAGCCATCTACTGctgcaccaccaccaccacctcctcctcctcctctgccacttCGAAAGGCGGCTCCTCCTGCTCCTGCTCCGCCACCTCCTCCACCCATTCGGAAACCCAATCcttcaccgccgccgccaccgaaAGCTGACTTCCCACCACCTCGTCCCCCTCTGCCGAACCAAAGTTCTTCAAAACTGCGGAAAAAGCCAGTGAAAGCTGCTTCTGACCAGGAGCTTGGCAAGGAAGCTGACCCAAATGCTCCAAAAGCCAAACTGAAGCCACTTTTCTGGGACAAAGTTCTTGCCAATCCTGAGCAGTCGATGGTCTGGGATCACATTAAGTCGGGGTCATTCCA GTTTAATGAGGAAATGATTGAAAGTCTATTTGGGTACAATGCTAATGACAAAAGTAGGGGTGACGGTAAGAAGGAATCAGCATTTAAGGAACCCTCTCCTCAGTATGTTAAAATTCTAGATCCTAAAAAGTCGCAAAATCTCGCTATTTCATTGAAGGCATTGAATGTGAAAGTAGAAGAAGTTTGTGATGCAGTTATGGAAG GAAATGAGCTTCCTGCAGAGTTACTTCAAACATTGCTGAAAATGGCTCCTACAACCGATGAAGAGCTGAGACTTAGGCTATACAATGGTGATCTTTCTCATCTTGGTCCAGCGGAACAGTTCTTGAAGGTGTTGGTTGGTATTCCTTTTGCTTTCCAACGCCTAGATGCATTGCTTTTCATGGCTTCTCTACCGGAGGAAGCCTCAGCTCTGAAGGAGTCATTCTCAACTTTGGAG GTTGCTTCCAAGGAGCTCAAAAGCAGCCGGTTATTTTTAAAGCTTTTAGAAGCTGTGCTCAAGACTGGCAATAGAATGAATGATGGTACATTCCGAGGAGGAGCCCAAGCTTTCAAGCTCGACACTCTTCTCAAACTAGCCGACGTCAGAGGAATCGATGGAAAAACCACTCTTTTGCATTTCGTCGTTCAAGAAATCACCCGCTCTGAAGGAATTCGAGCTGCCCGTATTGAAAGAGAACAGAGAAATAGCATCTCAAGCGTGAATTCTGATGAACTATTTAATGATCCCCCACAAGAATCCGAGGACCATTATCGTAAAGTCGGACTTAGGGTTGTATCAAACCTTGGCGACGAACTCGAAAATGTCCGAAAGGCGGCATGCCTTGATTTTGATGTCCTAACGAGTACGGTGGCAAACCTAGGGGATAAACTTGtgaaaataaaagatttctTGAATACCAGCTTGAAAAGTTTGGAAGAGGAAAGTGGGTTTCACCATTCATTGAAGTATTTTGTGGAGCAAGCGGAGAGCGACATTACTTTCTTGTtggaggaagagaagagagTTAGGGCACTGGTGAAGAGCACAGTTGATTATTTCCACGGAAACGCCGGAAAAGATGAGGGTTTGCAATTGTTTGTGATTGTGAGAGACTTCCTAGCGATTTTGGATAAGGCTTGCAGAGAGGTGCAAGAATTAAACAATAAAGCGCAAAAGAAGCCAAGAAGTCAAGCTGCATCAGCCTCATCATCGCCTGTTCCGGATCCTCGCCAGCATCTATTTCCAGCAATCACGGATCGGCGAGTAGATAGCTCTAGTTCCGATGACGAGAGCTAA
- the LOC109715299 gene encoding chitin-inducible gibberellin-responsive protein 1-like isoform X3 yields the protein MDLHQLLKYGLTASDHSCEFPAPRTPAYSDCSISKQRSPIESLSGNIHSQHSPLEPGSSLRQFQIKFSEFTEPNSQNTITSQNMRHALQELETVLMAPDTDEGATSTNPNTDEHKPAKVARQLSRTWSHESRREPIIMVQPQFTSNRYPVQSFEVRPEKRPREMKEDPQNKVKQLLIKCAEALSENKIEEFDALVQEAHGMVSISGEPIQRLGAYLIEGLVARKESSGTNIYRALKCREPESTELLSYMRTLYDICPYFKFGYMAANGAIAEALRSEDRIHIIDFQIAQGTQWITLIQALAARPGGPPHVRITGIDDPLSEYARGDGLQLVGKMLSDMSKKFNIPLEFTGLPVYCPQVTREMLDIRPGEALAVNFTLHLHHTPDESVDVSNPRDGLLRMVKGLSPKVTTLVEQESNTNTTPFLTRFLETLDYYYAMFESIDVTLPRDSKERISVEQHCLAKDIVNIIACEGDGRVERHELLGKWRSRLTMAGFKPYPLSSYVNSVIKKLLGFYSDKYTLVEKDGAMLLGWKNRSLISASAWH from the exons ATGGACTTACATCAGCTGCTTAAGTATGGGTTGACTGCTAGCGATCATTCCTGCGAATTTCCTGCTCCCAGAACGCCAGCATACTCTGATTG CAGTATTAGTAAACAGCGAAGCCCCATAGAATCCTTGTCCGGAAATATTCATTCCCAACACTCCCCTTTAGAACCCGGCAGCTCACTCAGACAGTTTCAGATCAAATTTTCAGAGTTTACAGAACCTAATTCACAAAATACAATCACCAGCCAGAACATGAGGCATGCACTACAAGAGCTTGAGACGGTTCTGATGGCCCCTGACACCGACGAAGGAGCGACCAGCACGAATCCCAATACCGACGAGCATAAACCAGCCAAGGTTGCGAGGCAACTTTCCAGAACTTGGAGTCACGAATCAAGACGCGAGCCTATTATCATGGTTCAACCACAATTTACGTCAAACAGATATCCTGTACAAAGCTTTGAAGTGCGACCTGAGAAACGGCCAAGAGAGATGAAAGAAGACCCACAAAACAAGGTTAAGCAACTTCTGATTAAGTGTGCGGAAGCTCTTTCAGAGAACAAGATCGAGGAGTTCGATGCGCTTGTGCAAGAAGCCCATGGTATGGTTTCCATAAGTGGAGAGCCTATTCAGCGTCTCGGTGCGTACCTTATCGAAGGCCTGGTGGCGCGGAAAGAATCTTCTGGAACCAACATCTACCGTGCCCTAAAATGCCGGGAACCCGAAAGCACAGAGCTTCTTTCATACATGAGAACGCTGTATGACATTTGCCCGTACTTCAAGTTTGGATACATGGCTGCCAACGGCGCGATTGCCGAAGCATTAAGAAGCGAAGATAGGATTCACATTATAGACTTCCAAATTGCTCAGGGGACCCAATGGATAACCCTAATACAGGCCTTGGCTGCTAGGCCTGGGGGCCCGCCGCATGTGCGGATAACAGGAATCGACGATCCCCTGTCAGAGTACGCCAGAGGGGATGGCTTGCAACTAGTAGGGAAGATGCTATCCGACATGTCGAAGAAGTTCAATATACCGCTCGAGTTCACAGGTCTGCCCGTCTACTGTCCACAGGTGACCCGTGAAATGCTTGATATTAGACCGGGAGAAGCACTTGCAGTGAATTTCACTCTTCATCTACACCACACGCCGGATGAGAGTGTTGATGTGAGTAACCCGCGGGATGGGTTGCTAAGAATGGTGAAAGGGCTTTCGCCCAAAGTGACCACTTTGGTTGAGCAGGAGTCAAACACGAATACAACACCATTTCTAACGAGGTTTCTGGAGACGTTGGATTACTACTACGCGATGTTCGAATCGATTGATGTGACTTTGCCAAGGGATAGCAAAGAAAGGATAAGTGTGGAGCAGCATTGCTTGGCTAAGGATATAGTGAATATCATTGCTTGCGAGGGGGACGGAAGGGTCGAACGGCACGAGCTATTGGGTAAGTGGAGGTCTAGGTTAACAATGGCTGGGTTTAAGCCCTACCCACTGAGCTCTTATGTGAACTCAGTGATTAAGAagcttctagggttttattcTGATAAATATACTTTGGTCGAGAAAGATGGTGCGATGTTGCTGGGTTGGAAAAATAGGAGCTTGATCTCGGCTTCTGCGTGGCATTGA
- the LOC109715299 gene encoding chitin-inducible gibberellin-responsive protein 1-like isoform X1, with product MDLHQLLKYGLTASDHSCEFPAPRTPAYSDWSANSIKFNLGNSPHSPLLTQLDSDNLSVYSSSISKQRSPIESLSGNIHSQHSPLEPGSSLRQFQIKFSEFTEPNSQNTITSQNMRHALQELETVLMAPDTDEGATSTNPNTDEHKPAKVARQLSRTWSHESRREPIIMVQPQFTSNRYPVQSFEVRPEKRPREMKEDPQNKVKQLLIKCAEALSENKIEEFDALVQEAHGMVSISGEPIQRLGAYLIEGLVARKESSGTNIYRALKCREPESTELLSYMRTLYDICPYFKFGYMAANGAIAEALRSEDRIHIIDFQIAQGTQWITLIQALAARPGGPPHVRITGIDDPLSEYARGDGLQLVGKMLSDMSKKFNIPLEFTGLPVYCPQVTREMLDIRPGEALAVNFTLHLHHTPDESVDVSNPRDGLLRMVKGLSPKVTTLVEQESNTNTTPFLTRFLETLDYYYAMFESIDVTLPRDSKERISVEQHCLAKDIVNIIACEGDGRVERHELLGKWRSRLTMAGFKPYPLSSYVNSVIKKLLGFYSDKYTLVEKDGAMLLGWKNRSLISASAWH from the coding sequence ATGGACTTACATCAGCTGCTTAAGTATGGGTTGACTGCTAGCGATCATTCCTGCGAATTTCCTGCTCCCAGAACGCCAGCATACTCTGATTGGTCAGCGAACTCGATTAAATTTAATCTAGGAAACTCCCCCCACTCCCCTCTTTTGACTCAGTTAGATTCTGACAATTTATCTGTTTATAGCAGCAGTATTAGTAAACAGCGAAGCCCCATAGAATCCTTGTCCGGAAATATTCATTCCCAACACTCCCCTTTAGAACCCGGCAGCTCACTCAGACAGTTTCAGATCAAATTTTCAGAGTTTACAGAACCTAATTCACAAAATACAATCACCAGCCAGAACATGAGGCATGCACTACAAGAGCTTGAGACGGTTCTGATGGCCCCTGACACCGACGAAGGAGCGACCAGCACGAATCCCAATACCGACGAGCATAAACCAGCCAAGGTTGCGAGGCAACTTTCCAGAACTTGGAGTCACGAATCAAGACGCGAGCCTATTATCATGGTTCAACCACAATTTACGTCAAACAGATATCCTGTACAAAGCTTTGAAGTGCGACCTGAGAAACGGCCAAGAGAGATGAAAGAAGACCCACAAAACAAGGTTAAGCAACTTCTGATTAAGTGTGCGGAAGCTCTTTCAGAGAACAAGATCGAGGAGTTCGATGCGCTTGTGCAAGAAGCCCATGGTATGGTTTCCATAAGTGGAGAGCCTATTCAGCGTCTCGGTGCGTACCTTATCGAAGGCCTGGTGGCGCGGAAAGAATCTTCTGGAACCAACATCTACCGTGCCCTAAAATGCCGGGAACCCGAAAGCACAGAGCTTCTTTCATACATGAGAACGCTGTATGACATTTGCCCGTACTTCAAGTTTGGATACATGGCTGCCAACGGCGCGATTGCCGAAGCATTAAGAAGCGAAGATAGGATTCACATTATAGACTTCCAAATTGCTCAGGGGACCCAATGGATAACCCTAATACAGGCCTTGGCTGCTAGGCCTGGGGGCCCGCCGCATGTGCGGATAACAGGAATCGACGATCCCCTGTCAGAGTACGCCAGAGGGGATGGCTTGCAACTAGTAGGGAAGATGCTATCCGACATGTCGAAGAAGTTCAATATACCGCTCGAGTTCACAGGTCTGCCCGTCTACTGTCCACAGGTGACCCGTGAAATGCTTGATATTAGACCGGGAGAAGCACTTGCAGTGAATTTCACTCTTCATCTACACCACACGCCGGATGAGAGTGTTGATGTGAGTAACCCGCGGGATGGGTTGCTAAGAATGGTGAAAGGGCTTTCGCCCAAAGTGACCACTTTGGTTGAGCAGGAGTCAAACACGAATACAACACCATTTCTAACGAGGTTTCTGGAGACGTTGGATTACTACTACGCGATGTTCGAATCGATTGATGTGACTTTGCCAAGGGATAGCAAAGAAAGGATAAGTGTGGAGCAGCATTGCTTGGCTAAGGATATAGTGAATATCATTGCTTGCGAGGGGGACGGAAGGGTCGAACGGCACGAGCTATTGGGTAAGTGGAGGTCTAGGTTAACAATGGCTGGGTTTAAGCCCTACCCACTGAGCTCTTATGTGAACTCAGTGATTAAGAagcttctagggttttattcTGATAAATATACTTTGGTCGAGAAAGATGGTGCGATGTTGCTGGGTTGGAAAAATAGGAGCTTGATCTCGGCTTCTGCGTGGCATTGA
- the LOC109715299 gene encoding chitin-inducible gibberellin-responsive protein 1-like isoform X2, translating to MDLHQLLKYGLTASDHSCEFPAPRTPAYSDCSSISKQRSPIESLSGNIHSQHSPLEPGSSLRQFQIKFSEFTEPNSQNTITSQNMRHALQELETVLMAPDTDEGATSTNPNTDEHKPAKVARQLSRTWSHESRREPIIMVQPQFTSNRYPVQSFEVRPEKRPREMKEDPQNKVKQLLIKCAEALSENKIEEFDALVQEAHGMVSISGEPIQRLGAYLIEGLVARKESSGTNIYRALKCREPESTELLSYMRTLYDICPYFKFGYMAANGAIAEALRSEDRIHIIDFQIAQGTQWITLIQALAARPGGPPHVRITGIDDPLSEYARGDGLQLVGKMLSDMSKKFNIPLEFTGLPVYCPQVTREMLDIRPGEALAVNFTLHLHHTPDESVDVSNPRDGLLRMVKGLSPKVTTLVEQESNTNTTPFLTRFLETLDYYYAMFESIDVTLPRDSKERISVEQHCLAKDIVNIIACEGDGRVERHELLGKWRSRLTMAGFKPYPLSSYVNSVIKKLLGFYSDKYTLVEKDGAMLLGWKNRSLISASAWH from the exons ATGGACTTACATCAGCTGCTTAAGTATGGGTTGACTGCTAGCGATCATTCCTGCGAATTTCCTGCTCCCAGAACGCCAGCATACTCTGATTG CAGCAGTATTAGTAAACAGCGAAGCCCCATAGAATCCTTGTCCGGAAATATTCATTCCCAACACTCCCCTTTAGAACCCGGCAGCTCACTCAGACAGTTTCAGATCAAATTTTCAGAGTTTACAGAACCTAATTCACAAAATACAATCACCAGCCAGAACATGAGGCATGCACTACAAGAGCTTGAGACGGTTCTGATGGCCCCTGACACCGACGAAGGAGCGACCAGCACGAATCCCAATACCGACGAGCATAAACCAGCCAAGGTTGCGAGGCAACTTTCCAGAACTTGGAGTCACGAATCAAGACGCGAGCCTATTATCATGGTTCAACCACAATTTACGTCAAACAGATATCCTGTACAAAGCTTTGAAGTGCGACCTGAGAAACGGCCAAGAGAGATGAAAGAAGACCCACAAAACAAGGTTAAGCAACTTCTGATTAAGTGTGCGGAAGCTCTTTCAGAGAACAAGATCGAGGAGTTCGATGCGCTTGTGCAAGAAGCCCATGGTATGGTTTCCATAAGTGGAGAGCCTATTCAGCGTCTCGGTGCGTACCTTATCGAAGGCCTGGTGGCGCGGAAAGAATCTTCTGGAACCAACATCTACCGTGCCCTAAAATGCCGGGAACCCGAAAGCACAGAGCTTCTTTCATACATGAGAACGCTGTATGACATTTGCCCGTACTTCAAGTTTGGATACATGGCTGCCAACGGCGCGATTGCCGAAGCATTAAGAAGCGAAGATAGGATTCACATTATAGACTTCCAAATTGCTCAGGGGACCCAATGGATAACCCTAATACAGGCCTTGGCTGCTAGGCCTGGGGGCCCGCCGCATGTGCGGATAACAGGAATCGACGATCCCCTGTCAGAGTACGCCAGAGGGGATGGCTTGCAACTAGTAGGGAAGATGCTATCCGACATGTCGAAGAAGTTCAATATACCGCTCGAGTTCACAGGTCTGCCCGTCTACTGTCCACAGGTGACCCGTGAAATGCTTGATATTAGACCGGGAGAAGCACTTGCAGTGAATTTCACTCTTCATCTACACCACACGCCGGATGAGAGTGTTGATGTGAGTAACCCGCGGGATGGGTTGCTAAGAATGGTGAAAGGGCTTTCGCCCAAAGTGACCACTTTGGTTGAGCAGGAGTCAAACACGAATACAACACCATTTCTAACGAGGTTTCTGGAGACGTTGGATTACTACTACGCGATGTTCGAATCGATTGATGTGACTTTGCCAAGGGATAGCAAAGAAAGGATAAGTGTGGAGCAGCATTGCTTGGCTAAGGATATAGTGAATATCATTGCTTGCGAGGGGGACGGAAGGGTCGAACGGCACGAGCTATTGGGTAAGTGGAGGTCTAGGTTAACAATGGCTGGGTTTAAGCCCTACCCACTGAGCTCTTATGTGAACTCAGTGATTAAGAagcttctagggttttattcTGATAAATATACTTTGGTCGAGAAAGATGGTGCGATGTTGCTGGGTTGGAAAAATAGGAGCTTGATCTCGGCTTCTGCGTGGCATTGA
- the LOC109715299 gene encoding chitin-inducible gibberellin-responsive protein 1-like isoform X4, which translates to MDLHQLLKYGLTASDHSCEFPAPRTPAYSDCISKQRSPIESLSGNIHSQHSPLEPGSSLRQFQIKFSEFTEPNSQNTITSQNMRHALQELETVLMAPDTDEGATSTNPNTDEHKPAKVARQLSRTWSHESRREPIIMVQPQFTSNRYPVQSFEVRPEKRPREMKEDPQNKVKQLLIKCAEALSENKIEEFDALVQEAHGMVSISGEPIQRLGAYLIEGLVARKESSGTNIYRALKCREPESTELLSYMRTLYDICPYFKFGYMAANGAIAEALRSEDRIHIIDFQIAQGTQWITLIQALAARPGGPPHVRITGIDDPLSEYARGDGLQLVGKMLSDMSKKFNIPLEFTGLPVYCPQVTREMLDIRPGEALAVNFTLHLHHTPDESVDVSNPRDGLLRMVKGLSPKVTTLVEQESNTNTTPFLTRFLETLDYYYAMFESIDVTLPRDSKERISVEQHCLAKDIVNIIACEGDGRVERHELLGKWRSRLTMAGFKPYPLSSYVNSVIKKLLGFYSDKYTLVEKDGAMLLGWKNRSLISASAWH; encoded by the exons ATGGACTTACATCAGCTGCTTAAGTATGGGTTGACTGCTAGCGATCATTCCTGCGAATTTCCTGCTCCCAGAACGCCAGCATACTCTGATTG TATTAGTAAACAGCGAAGCCCCATAGAATCCTTGTCCGGAAATATTCATTCCCAACACTCCCCTTTAGAACCCGGCAGCTCACTCAGACAGTTTCAGATCAAATTTTCAGAGTTTACAGAACCTAATTCACAAAATACAATCACCAGCCAGAACATGAGGCATGCACTACAAGAGCTTGAGACGGTTCTGATGGCCCCTGACACCGACGAAGGAGCGACCAGCACGAATCCCAATACCGACGAGCATAAACCAGCCAAGGTTGCGAGGCAACTTTCCAGAACTTGGAGTCACGAATCAAGACGCGAGCCTATTATCATGGTTCAACCACAATTTACGTCAAACAGATATCCTGTACAAAGCTTTGAAGTGCGACCTGAGAAACGGCCAAGAGAGATGAAAGAAGACCCACAAAACAAGGTTAAGCAACTTCTGATTAAGTGTGCGGAAGCTCTTTCAGAGAACAAGATCGAGGAGTTCGATGCGCTTGTGCAAGAAGCCCATGGTATGGTTTCCATAAGTGGAGAGCCTATTCAGCGTCTCGGTGCGTACCTTATCGAAGGCCTGGTGGCGCGGAAAGAATCTTCTGGAACCAACATCTACCGTGCCCTAAAATGCCGGGAACCCGAAAGCACAGAGCTTCTTTCATACATGAGAACGCTGTATGACATTTGCCCGTACTTCAAGTTTGGATACATGGCTGCCAACGGCGCGATTGCCGAAGCATTAAGAAGCGAAGATAGGATTCACATTATAGACTTCCAAATTGCTCAGGGGACCCAATGGATAACCCTAATACAGGCCTTGGCTGCTAGGCCTGGGGGCCCGCCGCATGTGCGGATAACAGGAATCGACGATCCCCTGTCAGAGTACGCCAGAGGGGATGGCTTGCAACTAGTAGGGAAGATGCTATCCGACATGTCGAAGAAGTTCAATATACCGCTCGAGTTCACAGGTCTGCCCGTCTACTGTCCACAGGTGACCCGTGAAATGCTTGATATTAGACCGGGAGAAGCACTTGCAGTGAATTTCACTCTTCATCTACACCACACGCCGGATGAGAGTGTTGATGTGAGTAACCCGCGGGATGGGTTGCTAAGAATGGTGAAAGGGCTTTCGCCCAAAGTGACCACTTTGGTTGAGCAGGAGTCAAACACGAATACAACACCATTTCTAACGAGGTTTCTGGAGACGTTGGATTACTACTACGCGATGTTCGAATCGATTGATGTGACTTTGCCAAGGGATAGCAAAGAAAGGATAAGTGTGGAGCAGCATTGCTTGGCTAAGGATATAGTGAATATCATTGCTTGCGAGGGGGACGGAAGGGTCGAACGGCACGAGCTATTGGGTAAGTGGAGGTCTAGGTTAACAATGGCTGGGTTTAAGCCCTACCCACTGAGCTCTTATGTGAACTCAGTGATTAAGAagcttctagggttttattcTGATAAATATACTTTGGTCGAGAAAGATGGTGCGATGTTGCTGGGTTGGAAAAATAGGAGCTTGATCTCGGCTTCTGCGTGGCATTGA